The genome window GCGCACGTCGACGAGGAAGCTCACGGGGTCGAGCATGGTGCCCCTGAACGCGAGCCCCGTCTGCCGCTCCCCGGCGTGCTCGCGGAAGCGCTCGACGAGCGTGTCGAACACCCAGGCCGGGACGCGGTCGACGTGACCCGGGTAGGCGTAGCCGAAAAGATGGAGGTACGACAGGAGAAGCTCCCAGTGCTCCCCCACCTTTTCGAGCACGCGCGCCCAGTCCATGACCCCGTTCGCGGCGAACATGATGTGCAGCACGTCGGCGCCGTCCCACCGGTCGCGCGTTCCCACGAACATCTTCGAGAGGAAGAGCTCCTCGACGGGGACGACGGGCACGACGCGGCCGAGCACCTCCATGCGCGGCGCGCGTTCGAACCAGCCGTCGTCGACGGGCCCCGTTCCGTTCGCGTTCCGGTGGATGACGTCGATGAAGAACTTCCCGAGCCAGGCTTTGGAGAGCCAGACGGGATCGACCGTCTCCACCTCGAAACCGCGGCGCTCGAAGGCCTCGAGCGTCTTCGCGACGTCGTCCGGGCGGACGAACACGTCGAGATCCTTCGTCTCGCGCCAGATGCCCGTGTGCGCATTCAGCGCGACCGCGCCCCCGAGCAGGTAATCCACCTTCGCCGCGGAAAGCACGTCGAGCGCCCTCGCATAGGCCTCGCGCTCGCGCGAATTGAAGCGCGGCGGCTCGAGCCGCGTCGGGAGGAGCTTCGTTCCGGTTTCCGGCCTGCGCGCGCCCATGAGAGGTCACTTATTCGTCGGCCGTCCCGTTTCAATCTTGCCGACGCGATCGGCCCTCCGCGCCCCGGGGAGGCGGGCGGGCAGGCGGGCCCTCAGGGCTTCCATCGGTCGCGGCGCGCGCGTGCCGCGCGGCATTCCGCGACGAGGCCGCCCACGCGCTCCGCGAGGGCGCGGGTCGCGGCGCGCGCAGGGTCGGCCTCGCGCACGACATCGAGGTCGCGCGCGGGCGTCCATGGCTCGCCGACCGCGATCCAGGCGCCGCGCCCGAACCGCGGGAACGTCCGGTCGTGGGGCCAGAAGCGGTAGAGGTCGAGGCCGACCGGGAGGATCGGGCATCCGGTCTCGAGCGCGAGGCGGGCGACGCCGGTTCGGAACTCGAGCAGGGCGTCGGGGCCCGCGCGTGTCGCTTCGGGGTAGACCATGACGGCGTGGCCCGATTCGAGCTTCTCGCGCGCGAACCGGACGGCGTCCGGGTTGCCCTCGCGCGCCCCCCGGAAGACGGGGACGGCCCCGTTCGAGCGGAAGAACCAGTTCGTGAAGCGGTTGCGGAAAAGCTCGGCCTTCGCGAGGAAGAAGGACGGACGAGGCATCACGGCCGCGACGAGGACCGGGTCCGCGTACGTCTGGTGGTTCGGCGCGATGATGACGCCGCCGGACCTCGGCATGTTCTCCGCGCCCTTCGCGAAGAGCGGCACGAGGGCGATGAGGGGCCGGCGACCGAGACGGTACGTCGCCCGGTAGAAGAGGGAGACGTCACGCCAATCCGGCCCGTCGTAGCGGAGCATCCGCGCCGCGAAGGCGGGACCGCGACATAAAGGCCGGCTATCGGAGGTCCGTCATCGCGGCTTCCCACGGGGTCGGCGTGATCCCGAGATCCTCCGCCCAACGCGCATCCGCGCAGGCATTGCCGGCGAAAAGCATCCGCAGCTGGTCGGGCGTCGCGGGGAAGCCTGGCAGCTTCGCCATGGCGAGGGCGAGACCTTCGGGCACGGGGGCGTAGGCGCGCTTCCGTCCCATGAGCTTCGCGAGCCGCTCGAGATACTGCCTGAACGTCAGCGTCTCGGGGCCCGCGACGCAGTAGGTCTTCCCCACGGCGACCGGCTCGTCGAGGGCCTTCGCGAATGCGAGGCCGACGTCGCCCGCGGCGACGGGTTGCATGACCGCGCTCCCGCCGCCGAGGACCGGCACCACGGGCGCGTACCGGATGACCGGCGCGAGCTTCGCGTGGAAGCCCTCGCCGGGACCGGCGATGAACGAGGGGCGGAAGATCGTCGCGTCGAGGCCTGCGTCCTTCACGACCTGCTCAGCCGCGAGTTTCGTGCGCTGGTAGGGGGTCAGCGCGAGGTCGGCGCCGTTCGCGCTCATGTGCAGGAAGCGGCGGATGCCCACCCGTTTCGCGGCTTCGACGACGTGGCGCGTCGCCTCGACGTGGAGGCGCTCGAACGTCAACCCCTTCGACGGTTTCTCGTCGATGATGCCTACGAGATGCACGACGGCGTCGTGCCCGGCGAGGTCCGGAAGCTCGCCGCGCGCGACGTCGCCTTTCGCGGTCGAGAGGCCGGGCCGGGCCGGCGGCGGTTGCCGATGCACGAGCGCGGTGACCCTGTGGCCGCGCGCCAGGATCGCGTCGAGGATCGAGGGTCCAACGAAGCCCGTCCCTCCGGTGACGAAGAC of Candidatus Thermoplasmatota archaeon contains these proteins:
- a CDS encoding complex I NDUFA9 subunit family protein, whose translation is MRVFVTGGTGFVGPSILDAILARGHRVTALVHRQPPPARPGLSTAKGDVARGELPDLAGHDAVVHLVGIIDEKPSKGLTFERLHVEATRHVVEAAKRVGIRRFLHMSANGADLALTPYQRTKLAAEQVVKDAGLDATIFRPSFIAGPGEGFHAKLAPVIRYAPVVPVLGGGSAVMQPVAAGDVGLAFAKALDEPVAVGKTYCVAGPETLTFRQYLERLAKLMGRKRAYAPVPEGLALAMAKLPGFPATPDQLRMLFAGNACADARWAEDLGITPTPWEAAMTDLR
- a CDS encoding nucleotidyltransferase family protein, whose product is MGARRPETGTKLLPTRLEPPRFNSREREAYARALDVLSAAKVDYLLGGAVALNAHTGIWRETKDLDVFVRPDDVAKTLEAFERRGFEVETVDPVWLSKAWLGKFFIDVIHRNANGTGPVDDGWFERAPRMEVLGRVVPVVPVEELFLSKMFVGTRDRWDGADVLHIMFAANGVMDWARVLEKVGEHWELLLSYLHLFGYAYPGHVDRVPAWVFDTLVERFREHAGERQTGLAFRGTMLDPVSFLVDVREWGLPDARAEARRAAHEEG
- a CDS encoding lysophospholipid acyltransferase family protein: MLRYDGPDWRDVSLFYRATYRLGRRPLIALVPLFAKGAENMPRSGGVIIAPNHQTYADPVLVAAVMPRPSFFLAKAELFRNRFTNWFFRSNGAVPVFRGAREGNPDAVRFAREKLESGHAVMVYPEATRAGPDALLEFRTGVARLALETGCPILPVGLDLYRFWPHDRTFPRFGRGAWIAVGEPWTPARDLDVVREADPARAATRALAERVGGLVAECRAARARRDRWKP